In Candidatus Edwardsbacteria bacterium, one genomic interval encodes:
- a CDS encoding CPBP family intramembrane glutamic endopeptidase, translating to MNKALTVKNKKDLSLLLAVLTLTPALVNWLALWLLNDAWLAIILSSVVFYGGAFWQVKAYGLEERAKLPAGKMIKSLGLGLISAGTVAVLSIWAGNFYFGKAIPDNMLKLCSQKLYQSNAFPAGLLQFFIFVAVILPVGEELYWRAGLQGLLARRAGFKRHILISALLFTVYHLVTISFLMPGWTGLPLVAIVFAGGLTLAWLTEHTGNIWAAVLCHGPGAWGATIYLIWKFLK from the coding sequence ATGAATAAGGCCCTAACGGTTAAAAACAAAAAGGACCTGTCCCTTTTGCTGGCGGTCCTCACCCTGACCCCGGCCCTGGTGAACTGGCTGGCCCTGTGGCTGCTGAACGACGCCTGGCTGGCCATCATCCTCTCCTCGGTGGTGTTTTACGGCGGGGCCTTCTGGCAGGTCAAAGCCTACGGGCTGGAGGAAAGGGCAAAACTGCCGGCAGGCAAGATGATCAAAAGCCTGGGGCTGGGGCTGATCTCGGCCGGGACGGTGGCGGTGCTCAGCATTTGGGCAGGGAACTTCTATTTCGGTAAAGCGATCCCGGACAATATGCTTAAATTGTGTTCCCAAAAACTCTATCAAAGCAATGCTTTTCCGGCCGGACTCCTCCAGTTCTTCATTTTCGTGGCGGTGATACTGCCGGTGGGTGAGGAACTTTACTGGCGGGCCGGACTTCAGGGCCTCTTGGCCCGGCGGGCCGGTTTCAAGCGGCATATTCTGATATCGGCCCTGCTGTTCACCGTATATCATCTGGTGACCATAAGCTTTTTGATGCCGGGATGGACCGGGCTGCCACTGGTGGCGATTGTATTTGCCGGGGGGCTGACCCTGGCCTGGCTGACCGAGCATACCGGGAACATCTGGGCGGCGGTGCTGTGCCACGGACCGGGGGCCTGGGGGGCCACCATCTATCTTATCTGGAAATTTCTAAAATGA
- the gcvPA gene encoding aminomethyl-transferring glycine dehydrogenase subunit GcvPA, with protein sequence MPYIANTPENIQDMLARIGVKDFNELIADIPRDILLKSKLDLPAPLSEMEAVREITGISKINRPAGEMISFLGGGAYDHYIPAAVDHILSRPEFYTAYTPYQAEVSQGTLQVIWEFQSLIAALTGMDVANASMYDGATALTEAGLMACSHTKRKKLIISSTVHPDYREVLKTYCRGLNIEIAEIPWKDGVTSLEELERTIDDKTAAVLIQHPNFLGALEPVEEISDIAHKKGALLVVSADPISLGILKAPGSYGADIVTGEGQPLGIPMGLGGPYLGLLAAKNSLLRLMPGRIVGLTNDSQGREGLVLTMQAREQHIRREKASSNICSNQALCALAATVYLSLMGRDGIKQAAELCLQKSHYLAEQLGPAFKAPFFKEFVYKTNRPAPQVLAELRQKGILAGLDLGRFFKQLEGHLLISVTEKRTKDELDLLIRELSK encoded by the coding sequence ATGCCGTATATTGCCAATACCCCGGAAAACATTCAGGATATGCTGGCCCGGATCGGGGTCAAGGATTTCAATGAATTGATAGCGGACATCCCGCGGGACATTCTTTTAAAATCCAAACTGGATCTGCCGGCCCCGCTGTCCGAGATGGAGGCGGTCCGTGAGATCACCGGGATCTCCAAGATCAACAGGCCGGCCGGGGAGATGATATCCTTCCTGGGCGGGGGGGCTTACGATCATTATATTCCGGCCGCGGTGGACCACATCCTGTCCCGGCCGGAGTTCTATACCGCCTATACCCCCTATCAGGCCGAGGTCAGCCAGGGCACCCTCCAGGTGATATGGGAGTTCCAAAGCCTGATAGCGGCCCTGACGGGTATGGATGTGGCCAACGCCTCGATGTACGACGGGGCCACCGCCCTGACCGAGGCCGGGCTGATGGCCTGCAGCCACACCAAACGCAAAAAACTGATCATTTCCAGCACCGTCCACCCGGATTACCGCGAAGTGCTGAAAACCTACTGCCGGGGATTGAACATAGAAATAGCCGAGATCCCCTGGAAGGACGGGGTCACCAGCCTGGAGGAATTGGAAAGAACCATCGACGATAAAACCGCGGCCGTCCTGATCCAGCATCCCAATTTCCTGGGCGCACTGGAACCGGTCGAGGAAATATCGGACATTGCCCATAAGAAAGGCGCGCTATTGGTGGTCTCGGCCGACCCGATATCGCTGGGAATTTTAAAAGCCCCCGGCAGCTATGGCGCCGATATCGTCACCGGCGAGGGGCAGCCGTTGGGGATTCCCATGGGGCTGGGCGGCCCCTACCTGGGGCTGCTGGCCGCCAAGAATTCCCTGCTGAGACTGATGCCGGGAAGGATCGTGGGCCTGACCAACGACAGCCAGGGCCGGGAAGGGCTGGTGCTGACCATGCAGGCCAGGGAACAGCATATCCGCCGGGAAAAAGCTTCCTCCAATATCTGCTCCAACCAGGCCCTGTGCGCCCTGGCGGCCACCGTCTACCTGTCACTGATGGGGCGCGACGGCATCAAACAGGCGGCCGAACTCTGCCTTCAGAAAAGCCATTACCTGGCGGAGCAGCTGGGGCCGGCTTTTAAGGCGCCGTTCTTCAAGGAATTCGTATACAAGACCAACCGGCCGGCTCCTCAGGTTCTGGCAGAACTTAGGCAGAAGGGCATCCTGGCCGGGCTGGATCTGGGACGGTTCTTTAAACAACTGGAGGGCCATCTTCTGATCTCGGTCACCGAGAAGAGGACCAAGGACGAACTGGACCTTCTGATCCGGGAGCTCTCGAAATAA
- the gcvH gene encoding glycine cleavage system protein GcvH, whose protein sequence is MNFPKDLKYTASHEWARIEGDTATVGITDFAQGELGDIVFVEMPAVGSKVEMAKPFGTVEAVKAVSDLNAPLSGEVAAINGDLEGTPDLVNKDAYGRGWMVKIKLSDISQAGKLMDAEAYEKMEKHGH, encoded by the coding sequence ATGAACTTTCCCAAGGACCTCAAGTACACCGCCAGCCACGAGTGGGCCCGGATCGAGGGCGACACCGCCACCGTCGGCATCACCGATTTCGCCCAGGGCGAGCTGGGGGATATCGTCTTCGTGGAGATGCCGGCCGTCGGCTCCAAGGTGGAGATGGCCAAGCCCTTCGGCACGGTGGAGGCGGTCAAGGCGGTGTCCGACCTGAACGCCCCGTTGTCCGGCGAGGTGGCCGCGATCAACGGCGACCTGGAAGGCACCCCCGACCTGGTCAACAAGGATGCCTACGGCCGGGGCTGGATGGTCAAGATCAAATTATCCGATATCTCCCAGGCCGGGAAACTGATGGATGCCGAGGCTTACGAAAAGATGGAGAAGCACGGACATTAA
- the dusB gene encoding tRNA dihydrouridine synthase DusB, with amino-acid sequence MAKTFDPNILKGRAVLAPMAGITDSAFRLICRRHGAALVYSEMISAEALSRGHSKTIRMLSFREEERPIAVQLFGTRPLAFAESVERLERDIQPDYYDLNFGCPAPKIVKNGGGSALLKFPEKIAQIARAVISVAQRPVLAKIRSGWEVGSENALEVAKLLEQCGIAAIAVHGRTRSQMFSGQADWTIITKIKQQAKIPVIGNGDITSGADARRMIEQTGCDLVMVGRAALGNPFLFAEINAALNSEFQIPNSKLQIANWQERMRVVQEHIKMSVADKGELRGIREMRKHLGWYIKGIPGAAALRQELMHAGTEAEVLKLLENIVPEKATDE; translated from the coding sequence TTGGCCAAAACATTCGATCCAAATATTCTAAAGGGCCGGGCGGTGTTGGCCCCCATGGCGGGCATTACCGATTCGGCCTTTCGTCTTATCTGCCGCCGCCACGGCGCCGCCCTGGTGTATTCCGAGATGATCTCGGCCGAGGCCCTGTCCCGCGGGCATTCCAAGACCATCAGGATGTTATCATTCCGGGAGGAGGAGCGGCCCATCGCCGTCCAGCTTTTCGGCACCCGCCCTTTGGCCTTTGCCGAATCGGTGGAGCGGCTGGAAAGGGACATTCAGCCGGATTACTACGATCTCAACTTCGGCTGCCCGGCCCCCAAGATAGTCAAGAACGGCGGCGGGTCGGCCCTGCTTAAATTTCCGGAAAAGATAGCCCAGATAGCCAGGGCGGTGATCAGTGTCGCCCAACGACCGGTGCTGGCCAAGATCCGCAGCGGCTGGGAGGTGGGATCGGAGAACGCTTTGGAGGTGGCCAAACTTCTGGAACAATGCGGTATCGCTGCCATTGCCGTCCACGGCCGGACCAGGAGCCAGATGTTCTCCGGCCAGGCCGACTGGACCATCATCACAAAAATAAAACAGCAGGCAAAGATACCGGTGATCGGCAACGGCGATATAACCTCGGGAGCCGACGCCCGGAGGATGATCGAACAGACCGGATGCGACCTGGTGATGGTGGGCCGGGCGGCGCTGGGGAACCCCTTTTTGTTTGCCGAGATCAATGCCGCTTTGAATTCGGAATTCCAAATCCCAAATTCAAAATTACAAATTGCAAACTGGCAGGAGAGGATGCGGGTGGTCCAAGAACATATAAAAATGTCGGTGGCCGACAAGGGGGAGCTCCGCGGCATCCGGGAGATGCGAAAGCATCTGGGTTGGTATATCAAAGGGATCCCCGGGGCGGCGGCCCTGCGGCAGGAATTGATGCATGCCGGGACCGAGGCCGAGGTGCTGAAGCTTTTGGAGAATATCGTCCCTGAAAAGGCGACCGATGAATAA
- a CDS encoding choice-of-anchor D domain-containing protein: MKLNWLVSLAVLLFAEYPAQAATSISFGSKPVFDGVISPGEWQDATLKTFTTSGGTDSVWLKYFQDTIFMAIKNPNTVATSLNWILLDINYDRLTAPQPDDHLLSGIIDGGRYEKVGNGTAWEAVPIQPVGWTDSVSAGTGYWAAEWKIFYSKLGLTPGTADTFGFAASNYVDGTGYWWPAGVNYNIPSSWEAVTSAANWGMPAGSITDTLFDFGPVYAGDSAVCSSIYLKNTGSYALTVSGLDVTSGPFTLLTSAPFNVAANDSQAILVSFEPVISGSYSDTLTVTTDDPASPVVTCVISGSSIENTVVDVPLGEIPVFDGVLSPGEWSDAAFITPHTTTLNDTVWFKYNRDTLYAGFKGADSFAGNQQQLYFDNNYDRATLPIEDDHRLRIHIDGYKEEGVGAGFGWVTATISGWDAIGGASPGRWCSEWKIALSKLDIVPGTADSIGMSAVVYSFAPGAGGNYWPSTFNWENPSTWGLMKSSSKWGLAAISANENQHDFGYIKPDDSLSWTSLYIKNTGSLDLDLDSLRSGTGYFRIDPLTDSLLAPGDSLAVAVWFKPDSSGAYLDTLRIYSNDPVNNPGRISLAGNGAYIIDVPWGTMPIFEGTIEPAEWADAHCDSFLLEDQTKKYHNVDTFWVKYNSDTLYLALITPNYADYKITSHSLIFDLKFDRTSTVQADDHRFLVVSDGEPVEFVGLAGVWDKVTPAGWRSDFSAKDNLVTFYAVPFDRLDLSIGANDTIGFAVLAEGDGGIYGRWPVASDSVGPASWGILTSSAGWTGVMGKPDDQPKIRSFSLANAYPNPANRQVNLNYQLPAPANVRLNIYNIAGQLVKCFDQGCQSAGSYSIRYNIAALPNGIYFYQIDAGAFKATKRMMVIR, encoded by the coding sequence ATGAAACTTAATTGGTTAGTCTCTCTGGCTGTCCTGTTGTTCGCCGAATACCCGGCCCAAGCGGCAACCAGCATAAGCTTTGGCAGCAAACCGGTCTTCGATGGGGTGATATCTCCGGGGGAATGGCAGGATGCCACGCTTAAAACCTTCACTACTTCCGGTGGGACCGATTCGGTATGGTTGAAATATTTTCAGGACACCATATTCATGGCGATCAAGAACCCCAATACCGTCGCCACCAGCCTGAACTGGATCCTTTTGGACATCAATTACGATCGTCTGACCGCCCCCCAACCCGACGACCATTTGTTATCGGGCATAATTGACGGCGGCAGATATGAGAAGGTCGGAAACGGCACGGCCTGGGAAGCGGTGCCGATCCAGCCTGTCGGCTGGACGGACTCGGTCAGCGCCGGGACCGGATATTGGGCGGCGGAATGGAAAATATTCTACTCCAAACTGGGGCTGACTCCGGGGACAGCCGATACCTTCGGCTTTGCCGCTTCGAACTATGTCGATGGCACCGGGTATTGGTGGCCGGCCGGCGTGAATTACAACATCCCGTCAAGCTGGGAAGCGGTCACTTCGGCTGCAAACTGGGGAATGCCCGCAGGCTCGATAACCGACACCCTCTTTGATTTCGGCCCGGTCTATGCCGGGGATTCCGCCGTCTGCAGCTCGATCTATTTGAAAAATACCGGCAGCTATGCCCTCACCGTCAGCGGTCTTGATGTTACTTCCGGGCCTTTCACCCTGCTGACTTCGGCGCCCTTCAATGTGGCTGCCAATGACAGCCAGGCCATCCTGGTCAGCTTCGAACCGGTGATCTCCGGCTCTTACAGCGACACCCTGACAGTGACCACCGACGACCCGGCAAGCCCGGTCGTGACCTGCGTCATATCCGGCAGCAGCATCGAGAACACCGTGGTCGATGTGCCTTTGGGAGAGATACCTGTTTTCGACGGCGTGCTTTCGCCCGGCGAGTGGTCGGATGCCGCCTTCATCACCCCGCACACTACCACTCTAAATGATACCGTCTGGTTCAAATACAATCGGGATACCCTTTATGCCGGATTCAAGGGAGCCGACAGCTTCGCCGGCAATCAGCAGCAATTGTATTTCGACAACAATTATGACCGGGCCACTCTTCCGATAGAAGACGACCACCGGCTTCGCATTCATATAGACGGGTATAAAGAGGAAGGTGTCGGGGCAGGTTTTGGGTGGGTGACCGCCACGATATCTGGCTGGGATGCCATTGGCGGGGCCTCGCCTGGAAGGTGGTGCTCCGAATGGAAGATAGCCCTATCCAAGCTGGACATAGTGCCTGGCACGGCGGATAGTATTGGAATGTCTGCCGTTGTCTATTCATTCGCACCCGGAGCCGGCGGCAATTATTGGCCTTCTACTTTCAACTGGGAAAATCCCAGCACCTGGGGTCTGATGAAATCCAGCTCGAAGTGGGGCCTGGCAGCCATTTCGGCCAATGAGAACCAGCACGATTTTGGTTATATCAAGCCGGATGACTCGCTATCCTGGACATCTCTTTATATAAAAAACACCGGCAGCCTGGACCTGGATCTCGACAGCCTGCGATCCGGAACCGGTTATTTCAGGATTGATCCCCTGACCGATTCATTGCTGGCCCCCGGCGACAGCCTGGCGGTCGCCGTTTGGTTCAAACCGGACTCCTCCGGGGCCTATCTGGACACCCTGCGCATTTACTCCAATGATCCGGTCAACAACCCCGGCAGAATATCTCTGGCCGGAAACGGGGCATATATTATTGACGTGCCCTGGGGCACAATGCCTATATTTGAAGGGACTATCGAGCCGGCGGAGTGGGCTGATGCCCACTGCGACAGCTTCTTGCTTGAGGACCAGACCAAAAAGTACCACAATGTGGACACTTTCTGGGTCAAGTATAATTCCGATACCCTTTATCTGGCTTTGATAACTCCCAATTATGCTGACTACAAGATAACCAGCCATTCCCTGATCTTCGATCTGAAGTTTGACCGTACTTCGACAGTGCAGGCCGATGACCACAGATTTTTGGTCGTATCTGACGGGGAACCGGTGGAATTTGTCGGCCTGGCCGGGGTTTGGGATAAGGTCACACCGGCGGGATGGCGATCTGATTTTTCAGCCAAGGATAATCTGGTGACCTTCTATGCCGTTCCCTTCGACCGGCTCGATCTCAGTATCGGCGCCAATGACACCATCGGCTTCGCGGTGCTGGCCGAAGGCGATGGCGGGATCTACGGCCGGTGGCCGGTGGCCTCCGATTCGGTCGGGCCGGCCAGCTGGGGTATTCTGACCTCCAGCGCCGGGTGGACCGGGGTGATGGGCAAGCCGGATGACCAGCCGAAGATCAGGTCTTTCTCCCTGGCCAATGCCTATCCCAATCCGGCCAACCGGCAGGTCAACCTGAATTATCAACTGCCCGCCCCGGCCAATGTCAGACTGAACATCTACAATATTGCCGGACAGCTGGTGAAGTGTTTTGATCAGGGATGCCAATCAGCCGGGTCATACTCCATCAGATACAACATCGCGGCTTTGCCCAACGGCATCTATTTTTATCAGATTGACGCCGGAGCATTCAAGGCTACCAAAAGAATGATGGTCATCCGGTAA
- a CDS encoding BTAD domain-containing putative transcriptional regulator: MPLKATDITSSITEYLSGKRYDSGARSLIEHSRDLLQPGRLGELKKLLAMIPREHFLRHPKLILIAANADYQSGELKSALRYLTTAIPVLKKARDRSSLSAAYRYLSYIHQDMGQNQKAIADSRQGLKYLDQNDYRGRAGLLAAMAGSYWRLLDYKKASKVYAQVMDIYIRAGDKEGQIRTLANSSAITKALGQLEKARKEKEEVLRFYRNSDNRRSYCLAAVNLSSLYLEMFELEKAEFLLTAAIPEIEKIGLGMALGPARVYLGEVQMHQGRFPEAEKTLKFALDKTDSAEEASYHFSCLIALSILYRLQGNLSLSLRYALGSLEKISPERPLDTAQAHHNVSRVYFAAKDFAKALHYAKRSSAVYARTGMAYQQSRALLNLAQIYLGQKKLPAFGQAFSQGLNICRERNYDFFFNGRYPESFWPLIPAYLKTNGSSKYLNQLAEIFDPSKTASNRSPADRRPAITTLGSLGILMDGQPVERWKRTASRQVLGILLSRHVSREADPRNDSEQFIPSQVLSLMLWPKKSLASASINLQVAVAELRRLFEPGLKDGKNSQYVEFRNGCYRIDIDNISLDFMDFVAAVRKGQQAEITGQPPAALEFYRQAVEVYRGDFLPDIKLIEMEGTRERLRQLYFQALLSLAGLYLKQDRLDDAVKYAALAVSRERCLEEAHRILMTAYHLMGRKELISKQFQICQTALRRDLGLDVSPETIALYKECSK, encoded by the coding sequence ATGCCCTTAAAAGCCACCGACATAACATCTTCGATAACAGAATATCTGTCTGGGAAGCGTTACGACTCCGGCGCCAGATCGCTTATCGAACACAGCCGGGACCTGCTTCAGCCGGGCAGGCTTGGGGAACTGAAGAAGCTTTTGGCAATGATCCCCCGGGAGCATTTCCTGCGCCACCCCAAGCTTATCCTGATAGCGGCCAATGCCGATTACCAGAGCGGCGAACTAAAATCAGCCCTGCGTTATCTTACCACCGCCATTCCCGTTTTAAAAAAAGCCCGGGACCGTTCCTCGCTTTCCGCCGCCTACCGTTACCTTTCTTACATCCATCAGGACATGGGACAGAACCAAAAAGCCATAGCTGACAGCAGGCAGGGCCTGAAATACCTGGACCAGAATGACTACCGGGGACGGGCCGGACTGCTGGCGGCCATGGCCGGGAGTTACTGGAGGCTGCTGGACTACAAAAAGGCCTCCAAAGTCTACGCCCAGGTGATGGACATCTATATCCGGGCCGGCGACAAGGAGGGACAGATCCGCACCCTGGCCAATTCATCGGCCATCACCAAGGCTTTGGGCCAGCTGGAAAAAGCCCGGAAGGAAAAAGAGGAGGTCCTGCGTTTTTACCGGAATTCAGACAACCGGCGCAGTTACTGCCTGGCGGCGGTGAACCTTTCGTCCCTTTACCTGGAGATGTTCGAACTGGAGAAGGCCGAATTTCTGCTGACCGCGGCCATACCGGAGATCGAGAAGATCGGCCTGGGAATGGCTCTGGGCCCGGCCAGGGTCTACCTGGGAGAAGTCCAGATGCACCAGGGACGGTTCCCCGAGGCGGAAAAGACCCTTAAATTTGCATTAGATAAAACCGACAGCGCTGAAGAAGCGTCATATCATTTTTCCTGCCTGATAGCCTTAAGCATCCTCTATCGCCTGCAGGGCAACCTTTCCCTTTCCCTGAGATACGCCTTAGGATCCTTGGAAAAGATATCCCCGGAGCGTCCGCTGGACACCGCCCAGGCCCATCATAATGTATCCCGGGTGTATTTTGCGGCCAAGGATTTTGCCAAAGCCCTGCATTACGCCAAAAGATCATCCGCGGTGTATGCCCGGACCGGAATGGCATACCAGCAGTCCCGGGCCCTGCTTAATCTGGCGCAGATCTATCTGGGGCAAAAAAAACTGCCGGCCTTCGGACAGGCCTTCTCACAGGGACTGAATATCTGCCGGGAACGCAATTATGATTTCTTTTTCAATGGCCGGTATCCCGAAAGTTTTTGGCCCCTGATCCCGGCCTATTTAAAAACAAACGGCTCCTCTAAATACCTGAACCAGCTGGCTGAAATATTCGATCCGTCCAAGACAGCTTCGAACCGTTCCCCGGCCGACCGCAGGCCGGCGATCACCACCCTGGGTTCCCTGGGGATTCTGATGGACGGGCAACCGGTAGAGCGCTGGAAAAGGACCGCCTCCCGGCAGGTACTGGGTATTTTATTGTCACGCCATGTTTCCCGGGAGGCGGATCCCCGCAATGATTCTGAGCAGTTCATCCCTTCCCAGGTGCTGAGCCTGATGTTGTGGCCCAAAAAAAGCCTGGCTTCGGCGTCGATAAACCTTCAGGTGGCGGTGGCCGAGCTGCGCAGGCTCTTTGAGCCCGGTCTCAAGGACGGAAAAAATTCGCAGTATGTAGAATTTCGGAACGGCTGTTACCGGATAGATATTGACAATATCTCTCTGGATTTTATGGATTTCGTTGCGGCGGTCCGCAAGGGCCAGCAGGCGGAGATCACCGGACAGCCTCCGGCCGCCCTGGAATTCTACCGCCAGGCGGTGGAGGTCTACCGCGGCGATTTTCTGCCGGATATCAAGCTGATCGAAATGGAAGGGACCCGGGAGCGGTTGCGTCAATTATATTTTCAGGCGCTGCTTTCCCTGGCAGGTTTATATCTCAAACAAGACCGGTTGGACGATGCGGTCAAATATGCCGCCCTGGCCGTTTCCCGGGAGCGCTGTCTGGAGGAGGCTCACCGCATACTTATGACGGCTTATCACCTCATGGGGCGGAAAGAACTTATTTCCAAGCAGTTCCAAATCTGCCAAACGGCCCTGCGCAGGGATCTGGGACTGGATGTCAGCCCCGAGACCATTGCCTTGTATAAGGAGTGTTCAAAGTAG
- the gcvT gene encoding glycine cleavage system aminomethyltransferase GcvT, translated as MEKRTPFYDQHVAAGGKMVPFAGFLMPVQYVGIMEEHRHVRSKVGLFDVSHMGEIEVRGPEALKFVSYVTVNDPAALEIDQVQYSAMCYPDGGIVDDLLVYRFPDHYFLVVNASNLDKDFAWLQEQAKKFNVSLKNTSDDIAQLALQGPQAEPLLQKICDLKLSDMKFYWFKVGKVDGVEMIVSRTGYTGEDGFELYFGKKYAGQIWEALFKAGKEFDLKPSGLGARDSLRLEMKYCLYGNDIDQTTSPLEAGLGWITKLKKEGDFIGKDVLLKQKAEGVKRKLVGFEVEGNAFPRQHYKVFRDGSQVGEVVSGVFSPSVSKGIGTAYVQSEFAKTGTELQVEIRGKMIPAKVAETPFWKHSSIKK; from the coding sequence ATGGAAAAGAGAACGCCCTTCTACGATCAACATGTGGCTGCCGGCGGCAAGATGGTCCCCTTTGCCGGCTTTTTGATGCCGGTGCAGTATGTGGGGATAATGGAGGAACACCGCCATGTCCGGTCCAAGGTCGGTCTGTTCGATGTCTCCCACATGGGGGAGATCGAAGTACGGGGGCCGGAGGCCCTGAAGTTCGTCTCCTACGTTACGGTCAACGACCCGGCGGCCCTGGAAATTGACCAGGTGCAGTACTCGGCCATGTGCTATCCGGATGGCGGCATTGTGGACGATCTGCTGGTCTACCGTTTTCCCGACCATTATTTTCTGGTGGTCAACGCCTCCAACCTGGACAAGGATTTCGCCTGGCTGCAGGAGCAGGCCAAGAAATTCAACGTCAGTCTGAAGAACACCAGCGACGATATCGCCCAGCTGGCCCTGCAGGGGCCGCAAGCCGAACCTTTGCTGCAAAAGATCTGCGACCTGAAGCTGTCGGACATGAAATTCTACTGGTTCAAGGTGGGCAAAGTTGACGGGGTGGAGATGATCGTCTCCCGCACCGGCTATACCGGCGAGGACGGGTTTGAACTGTATTTCGGCAAAAAATACGCCGGGCAGATATGGGAGGCTTTATTCAAGGCCGGTAAAGAATTCGACCTCAAGCCCAGCGGCCTGGGGGCCAGGGATTCATTAAGATTGGAAATGAAATACTGTCTGTACGGCAACGATATCGACCAGACCACCTCTCCGCTGGAGGCGGGCCTGGGCTGGATCACCAAGCTGAAAAAGGAAGGCGATTTTATCGGCAAGGATGTCCTGTTAAAACAGAAGGCCGAGGGCGTCAAGCGAAAATTGGTGGGTTTCGAGGTGGAGGGCAACGCCTTTCCCCGCCAGCATTACAAGGTATTCAGGGACGGCTCCCAGGTGGGCGAGGTGGTCAGCGGGGTGTTCTCGCCGTCGGTATCCAAGGGCATCGGCACCGCTTACGTCCAGAGCGAATTCGCCAAGACCGGCACCGAGCTGCAGGTGGAGATCCGCGGGAAAATGATCCCGGCCAAGGTGGCCGAGACCCCGTTCTGGAAGCACAGCTCGATAAAGAAATAA
- a CDS encoding MraY family glycosyltransferase: MHYLTAFFIAAVLSLLLTPLALYVSVKGKVFDRPGLRKIHQKAMPCLGGAAVAAAVLITIWLIKSLWPGIFHGWAGKFATITLGGLLILGVGLYDDLKNASVGLRLVFQFAAAGILIAGGFCVTLLPSPLGGVFELGLFSIPFTALWIVFMINAINFIDGLDGLAAGIAIIVAATIFVSAEASGEGLIGLLAIVTVGALLGFLPFNFHPARIFLGDSGATFIGFILAAMTTLGTMKSIATVALLIPIAALGVPIVDTFSAVLRRTWRGQMFYRADKEHVHHTLLTIGFSHQGAVMFLYGITVFLAILAMLLSLADRRLVSILVGLFLILAWIFFNKWQKGRD; the protein is encoded by the coding sequence TTGCATTATCTGACAGCATTTTTCATAGCCGCCGTATTGAGCCTGCTGCTGACGCCGCTGGCCCTGTACGTTTCGGTCAAAGGCAAGGTGTTCGACCGGCCCGGCCTGAGAAAGATACACCAAAAGGCCATGCCCTGCCTGGGGGGGGCGGCCGTGGCAGCCGCGGTGCTGATCACCATCTGGCTGATAAAATCACTTTGGCCCGGCATCTTCCACGGATGGGCCGGGAAGTTCGCCACCATAACCCTCGGGGGCCTGCTGATCCTGGGGGTGGGGTTATATGATGACCTGAAAAACGCCTCGGTGGGCCTGCGGCTGGTCTTTCAGTTTGCCGCCGCCGGCATTCTTATAGCCGGGGGCTTCTGCGTGACCCTCCTGCCCAGCCCGCTGGGGGGCGTCTTCGAGCTGGGCCTTTTCAGCATACCGTTCACGGCCCTATGGATCGTGTTCATGATCAACGCCATCAATTTCATCGACGGGCTGGACGGGCTGGCGGCCGGCATCGCTATAATCGTGGCCGCCACCATCTTTGTCTCGGCCGAGGCCTCCGGGGAGGGGCTGATCGGCCTGCTGGCGATAGTCACCGTCGGCGCCCTGCTGGGCTTCCTGCCGTTCAATTTCCATCCGGCCCGCATCTTCCTGGGGGATTCGGGGGCCACCTTCATCGGATTCATCCTGGCGGCCATGACCACCCTGGGGACCATGAAAAGCATAGCCACGGTGGCCCTGCTGATACCCATAGCCGCCCTGGGGGTGCCCATCGTGGACACCTTCAGCGCCGTTTTGCGCCGCACCTGGCGGGGCCAGATGTTCTACCGGGCCGACAAGGAACACGTCCACCACACATTGCTGACCATCGGCTTCAGCCACCAGGGGGCGGTGATGTTCCTGTACGGCATAACGGTTTTTCTGGCTATCCTGGCCATGCTGCTGTCGCTGGCCGACCGGCGGCTGGTATCGATATTGGTCGGGCTGTTTTTGATACTGGCCTGGATATTCTTCAATAAATGGCAAAAGGGCAGGGATTAA
- a CDS encoding response regulator, whose protein sequence is MDCRPESGHKILVADDDSNMLFMVSEILARQGYEVFQAVNGDQALKDARSLLPDLMVLDIMMPVIDGIEVCRRVKADPETRDIKVIMLTAKTSGRDLEAGLAAGADHYMTKPFKIAELSGKIKELLG, encoded by the coding sequence ATGGACTGTAGGCCCGAAAGCGGGCATAAGATACTGGTGGCCGACGATGACAGCAATATGCTGTTCATGGTCTCCGAGATATTGGCCCGGCAGGGCTATGAGGTCTTTCAGGCGGTCAACGGCGACCAGGCCCTCAAGGACGCCCGGTCCCTTCTTCCCGACCTGATGGTGCTGGATATAATGATGCCGGTGATAGACGGGATCGAGGTGTGCCGCAGGGTGAAGGCCGACCCGGAGACCCGCGACATCAAAGTGATAATGCTTACCGCCAAGACCAGCGGCAGGGACCTGGAGGCCGGCCTGGCCGCCGGGGCCGATCATTACATGACCAAGCCTTTTAAAATTGCCGAGCTTTCGGGAAAGATAAAAGAGCTGCTGGGATAA